The DNA window GCACATCATCTCTGTTGCAAACATACTCTCTTGTACTGAATGACTTCTATCATCTAAAATGATATTTCTCCTGTACTAAATGACTTCTATCATCTAATGCTATTTCAGTGGATTCATAAAAGATTGCAAGTGGTATGACTCtagtaaatttgttatacataggaCTGTGGGGTGTTTGGGTACAGAGAATAACTGACTGGCTGCTATAGAATACTACCAAAAAAATCGAGGATTTATGTAAACAGGTGTACTAAAGAAACAACCACCTGTTCATCATTTGATATGTATCAGATCGTGAGGAACCCTCATTCCTTCAACTCTactactccatccattccaaattataagatgttttggcttttttagatatatattatttttgctatgcacttagaccCACACTGTCTAGATCCATACTAACAGTTAATCTACGACGATTCACACGGCTTGAAAAGCCGGATAGGTTGGTCTCGATCATGTGATCAATTTTCTTGACGCTGCCAGGTGGGATGTAGAGAAGACCCATCAAGTCACCCTCATAAGATGGCACCTTACCCTCCTGACTATTGGCATTACCACTACCCTCCTTATCACCGGCATCTCCAGCAAAGCTTATCAGATCCCCCAGTTGCCCAGTAGGAGGAAGGGGAGCTTTGTTGTTAAGACCAATATTAGGAGCAGTGCAAGTTTTGCGTAACTCAGGACGACGACGAGAAGGCCTAAGGGGAACTTCTTGCTGTAACCTAACACTAGGGAACACCATGGCTAGATAGGCACGGCCGAGTCTGATCAGTCTAAGCAGGAGGGTGTAGGCCATGGAGCTCGTAACTGCGCTTTTTATGTCGTAGAAGCTGATCAGAGTTGCCTTCCTCTGTGTCCTGAGGAATTGCTTCTGTATCCTGCTGAAAAAGTGGTTGATGGAGACTTCCTGCCTATATGTTTCAGATTGCACTATCTTAATTTGTGCATGTATTCATGTCCTCTGAATTAAGAATTGAAGCAGAAGAATACTCACATTGACAGGGTAAAAATGACGAACTAAGAACCCGATAATTGAACCGAGCAACGCACACAATATTGCAATGACCGacaccgatgtagtccccaagcctgcaAATCCATAAGCCGAACATCAGCAGCGTGATATTGTCACAGCTTTCACAACAAACCCGTTAGCAAGACTAGCAACTACATAGGCTATTCACTGtagtatatgtttactatttctcCAAAAAACTGGAGCAGGGAGTCCACATAGCACCatatcactatcactattctAAGTAAAACACTGTCAGGTTTTTTTTATGAAACCTGTCAGGCATTGCTAACAGACTGTAGATGAAAATGTTTTGAGGCCAGAAATACGAGACAAGGAAAAACGAAGTTGTCATCATTGAATCCCCAAAGCGGTTAGTAGAAACTAATTATAAAGTATCTCAAATATAAGCTGAATGATGGAGCAAAAACCCTGATGCATATCCGGATAAGGCAGAATACATGTTATCAAGAAAAGCTACTTATATACACCGGAACAATCAGCACATTTTACCAGCCTTTGTGCACAAATAATCTCAGGCTATGCATGAAATTTTTAAATTGGAAGACATTGGTACCATGACAGGTAAATGCTGTTGACATAACAGGTGGCCAGAGTAAAACACAATAAAGTCAAGCACTAAACATAAGTTACTAAGTCACAGCACCTATGCAGCAGTATTAAGTTAAAGCAAGTTGGAGGTCCATTCAGTATTTACCTAACTGTTTTTCATGCACACAATCTTCTGCCTTTAGATTGATTTGTCTAACCATTCGATTTCCTCTGTCAGCTACTAACAGGGCACAAATTTTGGGGACATAAACAAGCTCAAAATCTGCCGAGAAAGTAGCATTATGTGCCAGTCCATCCCTGCGATCATGCCCTGATGAGAGGCCTCCGGCAACCTTAGTAGTATAACCTAGCAATGACAAATTTGTAGCAAGAAATCAGGAGCAAGGTGATGTTATTGGCCAACACGTAAATATCAGTATACCTgatactctctccattccaaattgcaaGTCATTCTGAGCAATACCAAAGTGGTGCACAATTCTGGCAAGATGTGCACATGCGACTAATCATAGCCTTGATAACATCAcaaatccagcgtccggtcagtagaccgacgccagcatcatttcgaccaactccatttcaactctaacttcttcacccttgctcaaatgtgccaaccaccaagaattttgcatccggcgcaatagaaaatagacatttcatttttccaaaagtgccgaatcccgccgagcttgctcggcgggagagagagagggacccaaacccatctcaaccctgcacacaccttgtgcacatatgttagcatattttcacaaatattatcaagggtgttagtactccactagatcttaaatgcatatgcaatgagttagagcatctagtggcactttgataaccgcattccgatacgagtttcacccctcttaatagtacggctatcaaacctaaatgtgatcacactctctaagtgtcttgatcaccaaaacaaagtagctcctacaagttatacctttgccttgagctttttgtttttctctttcttctcttcaagtttaagcccttgatcatctccatgctatcaccattgtcatgttatgatcttcatttgcttctctacttgaagtgtgctacctatctcatgatcacttgatgaactaggttagcacttagggtttcatcaattcatcaaaaccaaactagagctttcagcacctcagggtatgcgaaccttaggggttgctcgtacctactccaggtttggtgttgagaACGATAGAcagttgggaggccccttaatatgggtttaccgataagtacttggattcattatattcttcgatatggttacatatgatgagtttattaatggctaattcattatcgtgttcaatgcagcaatggaacggacAGGATACACTCTCTACAGCTCTGTTTATCTAgacggaatcagagttagttagagggaatgcgaggcgcaagtacagggagtacatggacggtctcgacgtcctgacacagcaccaggctacgctctttttactatcatacctgtgtcttgttcgatctatactatatcacagcctaactcaattacgaaatatttaggtgcattggtgtccttgggatgctccggagttccagaactatctcagtcctgtcactagggacgagtcagaggagtatcgctgcaacgtccctcttattttcttccacgtggtcgagattcacttccccgtcagggtctgcagacagtttggaagaatgacaggctgtccaccaccgctttactccaccaaccaagtattgcacgggtgcgttactTATTAATAACAGAGCTACAATCCAGATGTGTATGTGGtagaactaacatcgttttgttgcaggtttgaccgcaggaagaggtacaagaccaaggattggcgcatgaCACACAGTGCgtacatccacttgtgggagactaGGGAACGGCAGCCGGTCCATGTgagtcctccacacgaccagcacaccttcgacgagtacctgcgctggcttcacaggtctacgaggacacatatcaagcccccgtacactgaggaggcgattgacgaggactcggaggaagatatgatcgaagatgtgtacaacgttgccactagagaggacacacagctacaaagagccccgctacaaagatacgtggtaagatacttgaatggtacaatttgttatccatttggtattaat is part of the Miscanthus floridulus cultivar M001 chromosome 9, ASM1932011v1, whole genome shotgun sequence genome and encodes:
- the LOC136479073 gene encoding uncharacterized protein; translated protein: MYVGPTLIQSFVDFTSAATRKTAARLLAHPRLRLTYFRALHGHGIMPCYTTKVAGGLSSGHDRRDGLAHNATFSADFELVYVPKICALLVADRGNRMVRQINLKAEDCVHEKQLGLGTTSVSVIAILCALLGSIIGFLVRHFYPVNEVSINHFFSRIQKQFLRTQRKATLISFYDIKSAVTSSMAYTLLLRLIRLGRAYLAMVFPSVRLQQEVPLRPSRRRPELRKTCTAPNIGLNNKAPLPPTGQLGDLISFAGDAGDKEGSGNANSQEGKVPSYEGDLMGLLYIPPGSVKKIDHMIETNLSGFSSRVNRRRLTVSMDLDSVGLSA